Proteins encoded within one genomic window of Brockia lithotrophica:
- a CDS encoding GerMN domain-containing protein gives MRGKTRSAGTTVPYVRGIALVLALVVAVLSFAGCGRTGNQASGPSPSPSKNEGGASSLHPATPGKELALTSYTLYVTDAHGYVVPFTARLPLVEGVAKQALTYLVEGGPGEAILPHGFHAPLPKGTTFTIDVTPEGEAVVDFGPEVQNVAAEHAARTLEAVVWTLTEFPTVKRVSLRVSGHPLERFGKGGLPVSSPLDRSMGINVELAPEATPGDTTPVRLYFQAQSEDGTFTYFVPVTRLVPRTDRPLEAAIRELIRGPLGGSSLLPTVRPSVRLHRAFVDGGVAVVDVDPHLLTKDGKADAWAARSVQALALTATEMAGTKEAQILVDGQAIKVGEDFDLTRPVARPRTLNPLGF, from the coding sequence ATGCGCGGGAAGACACGGTCGGCCGGAACCACCGTTCCTTACGTTCGCGGAATTGCCCTCGTTCTCGCCTTGGTCGTAGCGGTTCTTTCCTTTGCGGGTTGCGGGAGAACGGGGAATCAGGCGAGTGGTCCTTCCCCTTCGCCGTCCAAGAACGAGGGAGGCGCTTCTTCCCTTCACCCCGCGACCCCAGGGAAAGAACTCGCCCTTACGTCTTACACGTTGTACGTTACGGACGCCCACGGGTACGTCGTCCCCTTCACCGCCCGCCTGCCGCTCGTCGAGGGTGTGGCAAAGCAGGCGCTCACGTACCTCGTAGAAGGTGGCCCCGGAGAAGCGATTCTCCCCCACGGCTTTCACGCTCCCCTGCCCAAGGGAACGACGTTTACCATAGACGTGACTCCGGAGGGGGAGGCCGTAGTCGACTTCGGTCCCGAGGTACAAAATGTGGCGGCAGAACACGCCGCGCGCACCCTGGAGGCCGTCGTCTGGACGCTTACGGAGTTTCCCACAGTGAAGCGCGTGTCCCTGCGCGTTTCCGGACATCCGCTCGAGAGGTTTGGGAAGGGAGGACTACCCGTCTCCTCTCCCCTCGATCGGTCGATGGGGATCAACGTCGAGCTTGCACCGGAGGCCACTCCCGGCGATACGACTCCCGTTCGCCTGTACTTCCAAGCCCAATCGGAAGACGGCACGTTTACCTACTTCGTGCCCGTAACGCGCCTCGTCCCCCGTACGGATCGGCCGCTCGAGGCGGCGATTCGCGAACTCATTCGCGGTCCCCTGGGAGGGAGTTCCCTCCTGCCCACCGTGCGTCCTTCCGTGCGCCTTCACCGCGCCTTCGTCGACGGCGGGGTTGCGGTCGTGGACGTGGATCCCCACCTCCTCACCAAAGACGGGAAGGCGGACGCCTGGGCGGCGCGTTCCGTGCAGGCTTTGGCGCTCACGGCAACCGAGATGGCGGGGACGAAGGAAGCACAGATCCTCGTAGACGGGCAGGCGATCAAGGTTGGGGAGGACTTCGACCTCACGCGCCCCGTGGCGCGCCCCCGAACTTTGAACCCCTTGGGTTTTTAG
- a CDS encoding aspartate kinase → MRVVQKYGGSSLATPARILNVAERIARAYREHGPLVVVLSAMGDTTDELLALAREVSPRPHPDALDLLLSTGEVVSIALMEMALRDRGVPAVALMGWQAGIRTTPSFGRALIESVESARLERHLSGGKVVLVAGFQGVTAEEEITTLGRGGSDTTAVALAAALRAERCEIYTDVDGVYTSDPRVVPKARKLAHVTYDEMLELAHLGAVVLHPRAVELAKRYGVPLYVATSLDDREGTWIGGEAQDMEGGRVVTGVAVDESVARVTLRGVRPPEGALKRLFGLLAEAEINVDIIITSVAGPDGLDVAFSLEAGDLERAIELLAARRSSLAYDRLDAEGGLAKVSVVGAGMASRPGVAAGVFRTLADAGIDVKMVSTSEIKISVVVEREQACRAARLLHTAFGLDDEAAEAEGTPSPQGGRREA, encoded by the coding sequence GTGCGCGTTGTTCAGAAGTACGGTGGTTCGTCCCTCGCGACGCCCGCGCGGATCCTGAACGTAGCCGAACGCATCGCGCGGGCGTACCGCGAGCACGGACCGTTGGTCGTCGTCCTTTCCGCGATGGGCGATACGACGGACGAGCTCCTCGCCCTTGCCCGCGAGGTCTCCCCGCGTCCCCACCCGGACGCCCTGGACCTCCTCTTGTCTACGGGCGAGGTTGTGTCCATCGCCCTTATGGAAATGGCGCTGCGCGACCGCGGCGTGCCGGCGGTTGCCCTCATGGGGTGGCAGGCGGGCATCCGCACGACGCCCTCCTTCGGCCGGGCCCTCATCGAGTCCGTGGAGTCGGCGCGACTCGAACGCCACCTGAGCGGTGGGAAGGTCGTCCTCGTCGCGGGATTTCAGGGGGTTACCGCGGAAGAGGAGATCACCACGCTCGGTCGGGGGGGAAGCGATACGACGGCCGTGGCCCTCGCAGCTGCCCTTCGGGCGGAGCGGTGCGAGATCTACACGGACGTGGACGGCGTCTACACGTCCGATCCGCGGGTTGTTCCCAAGGCGCGCAAGCTCGCCCACGTCACTTACGACGAGATGCTCGAACTTGCCCACCTCGGTGCCGTCGTGTTGCACCCCCGGGCCGTAGAACTCGCCAAGCGCTACGGAGTACCGCTTTACGTGGCCACTTCGTTGGACGATCGGGAAGGGACGTGGATCGGAGGGGAGGCGCAGGACATGGAAGGAGGACGCGTCGTCACCGGCGTCGCCGTAGACGAATCCGTCGCCCGCGTGACGCTTCGGGGTGTTCGCCCACCGGAGGGGGCCCTCAAGCGCCTCTTCGGCCTTCTCGCGGAGGCGGAGATCAACGTGGACATCATCATCACGAGTGTCGCGGGCCCTGACGGGCTGGACGTCGCCTTCAGCCTCGAGGCGGGAGACCTCGAGCGCGCCATCGAACTCCTCGCGGCGCGGCGGAGTTCTCTCGCCTACGACCGCCTGGACGCGGAAGGCGGGTTGGCCAAGGTATCCGTCGTAGGTGCGGGGATGGCGTCGCGTCCCGGGGTGGCGGCCGGAGTCTTCCGGACCCTCGCCGACGCGGGGATCGACGTGAAGATGGTCTCCACCTCGGAGATCAAGATTTCCGTCGTCGTCGAACGCGAGCAGGCGTGCCGGGCCGCCCGTCTCCTGCACACGGCGTTTGGCCTCGACGACGAAGCTGCCGAGGCGGAGGGTACCCCCTCTCCCCAGGGCGGAAGGCGGGAGGCCTAG
- the murI gene encoding glutamate racemase, protein MTGPIAVFDSGLGGLTVVREILLRLPRAPLVYVGDQARSPYGSRSREEIRMFSLEILGFLLRFRPALVVAACNTVSSVALDLLRRQADVPVLGMVEPGARLAARAGAEEIAVLATPVTVASGVYPRLLYHLRPELSVFSKSCPTWVPLLEGGAPPERLRRAVCEELGSVRILWNGSGANGRRRLRAVLLGCTHYPLLAPYIRECLGEEVTLLNPAEEVAEEVARMYPSSLKGEVLFYTTGDPDFFSRWAGAVLARPVHVVHLPLSVLQGSEDAPLPGFGG, encoded by the coding sequence ATGACCGGGCCGATTGCGGTGTTCGATTCGGGGCTCGGCGGTCTCACCGTGGTACGGGAAATCCTCCTTCGCCTTCCCCGGGCGCCTCTCGTCTACGTAGGGGATCAGGCGCGCAGTCCGTACGGTTCGCGCTCGCGCGAGGAGATCCGGATGTTTTCTCTCGAGATCCTGGGATTCCTCCTGCGCTTTCGGCCCGCCCTCGTCGTTGCGGCGTGCAATACGGTTTCCTCTGTGGCCCTCGACCTCCTTCGCCGCCAGGCGGACGTCCCCGTCCTCGGGATGGTAGAACCCGGGGCACGTCTTGCCGCCCGGGCCGGTGCGGAGGAGATCGCCGTCCTCGCCACCCCCGTAACCGTGGCCAGCGGCGTCTACCCTCGCCTCCTCTACCACCTGCGGCCCGAGCTCTCCGTCTTTTCCAAGTCCTGTCCTACGTGGGTACCTCTGCTCGAGGGAGGTGCTCCACCCGAGCGCCTTCGCCGCGCGGTGTGCGAGGAGCTTGGCTCCGTACGGATTCTCTGGAATGGGTCTGGGGCCAACGGGAGACGCCGTCTCCGCGCCGTCCTCCTCGGGTGTACGCATTACCCGCTTCTCGCCCCGTACATTCGCGAGTGCCTCGGCGAAGAGGTTACCCTGCTCAACCCCGCGGAGGAAGTCGCCGAGGAAGTGGCCCGTATGTACCCTTCCTCTCTGAAGGGGGAGGTCCTTTTCTACACGACGGGGGACCCGGATTTTTTTTCCCGCTGGGCGGGAGCGGTGCTCGCCCGCCCCGTGCACGTGGTCCATCTTCCCCTGTCCGTCCTCCAGGGTTCCGAAGACGCGCCGCTTCCGGGTTTCGGCGGATGA
- a CDS encoding MarR family winged helix-turn-helix transcriptional regulator, with the protein MAEEVEWHLRHVSALLKQKGRELLQETPLTPPQFIALQWLKEAGNLTIGELSAKMYLANSTVTDLVDRLERGGYVRRVRASHDRRVVRVELLEAGRTVIEEVIRRRQAYLAGLLRRFSPEEAEELRRLLARLHAEMVREFESGRATHRDD; encoded by the coding sequence ATCGCCGAGGAAGTGGAGTGGCACCTTCGGCACGTGAGCGCCCTTCTGAAGCAAAAGGGAAGGGAGCTCCTTCAGGAAACCCCCCTTACGCCTCCGCAGTTCATCGCCCTGCAGTGGCTCAAAGAAGCCGGAAACCTCACGATTGGCGAACTCAGCGCCAAAATGTACCTCGCGAACAGCACCGTAACCGACCTCGTGGACCGATTGGAACGCGGCGGCTACGTGCGCCGCGTGCGCGCATCCCACGACCGCCGCGTCGTGCGCGTGGAACTCCTCGAGGCCGGGCGTACGGTCATCGAGGAGGTCATCCGCCGGCGGCAGGCGTACCTTGCCGGGCTCCTCCGCCGCTTTTCTCCCGAGGAGGCGGAAGAGCTGCGCCGCCTTCTCGCCCGCCTGCACGCGGAAATGGTGCGCGAGTTCGAAAGCGGTCGTGCCACGCATAGAGATGACTAG
- a CDS encoding FAD-dependent oxidoreductase, translated as MGKRYAIVGGDAAGMSAATQIRRVDPQGEIVVWEKEGVISYAQCGLPYYVGGVVSAPERLLARTADEFRERYRIDVRLHHEVLAIDPQGKRVRILRRDTGEEIEEGYDVLLLATGSAAVLPPWEGIDLPGVFPLKTLADAERLVAWLSRRNPKRVVIVGGGYIGLEAAEALVHRGLSVTVVDVAPQLIPSFDRPIAELVRQELERHGVEVRLEERVRGFSGDSAGVREVLLEGGSLAADLVLVAVGVRPVSELARAAGIELGPRGAVLVDEYLRTSAPDVYAAGDCATHFHRIKNAPDYIPLGTTANKQGRIAGANMAGAQIPFAGVLGTAIVKVFDLAIARTGLGEEECRTSGRTCETVAIQARPVSHYYPGAEDALTLRITFDLKTRALLGGQIAGRRGVDKRIDVLATALYAGLTIDELQALDLAYAPPFNGVWDPLQQASTVAQKKA; from the coding sequence GTGGGCAAACGCTACGCGATCGTTGGCGGCGACGCCGCGGGGATGAGCGCGGCGACGCAGATCCGCCGTGTAGACCCGCAGGGCGAAATCGTAGTCTGGGAAAAGGAAGGCGTGATCTCCTACGCGCAGTGCGGCCTTCCCTACTACGTCGGCGGCGTAGTTTCCGCTCCGGAACGACTCCTCGCCCGAACGGCGGACGAATTCCGCGAACGCTATCGGATCGACGTACGCCTGCACCACGAAGTCCTGGCGATCGACCCCCAGGGGAAACGCGTGCGCATCCTCCGCCGCGACACGGGCGAAGAAATCGAGGAAGGGTACGACGTCCTCCTCCTCGCGACGGGGAGCGCCGCCGTACTCCCCCCGTGGGAAGGAATCGACCTGCCCGGCGTCTTTCCCCTTAAGACGCTGGCGGACGCCGAGCGGTTGGTGGCCTGGCTCTCCCGGCGCAACCCCAAGCGCGTCGTAATCGTCGGCGGCGGGTACATCGGCCTGGAAGCGGCGGAAGCGCTCGTGCACCGCGGCCTTTCCGTCACCGTGGTGGACGTGGCGCCCCAGCTCATCCCGAGCTTTGACCGGCCGATCGCCGAGCTCGTCCGGCAGGAACTCGAACGGCACGGCGTCGAAGTTCGCCTGGAAGAACGGGTACGCGGCTTTTCCGGCGACTCCGCAGGCGTGCGGGAGGTCCTCCTGGAAGGCGGTTCCCTTGCGGCGGACCTCGTCCTCGTCGCCGTAGGCGTCAGACCGGTCAGCGAGCTCGCGCGCGCCGCAGGGATCGAGCTCGGACCTCGGGGGGCCGTCCTCGTCGACGAATACCTGCGAACGAGTGCGCCGGACGTGTACGCCGCGGGCGACTGCGCGACGCACTTTCACCGGATAAAAAACGCTCCCGACTACATTCCCCTGGGTACCACGGCCAACAAGCAGGGGCGGATCGCGGGAGCAAACATGGCCGGTGCGCAAATCCCCTTTGCCGGCGTTTTGGGCACGGCCATCGTCAAGGTCTTCGACCTCGCCATCGCCCGCACCGGTCTAGGAGAGGAAGAGTGCCGAACGTCGGGGAGGACGTGTGAGACGGTGGCAATTCAGGCGCGTCCCGTGAGCCACTACTACCCGGGAGCAGAAGACGCGCTTACGCTGAGGATTACGTTCGACCTCAAGACGCGGGCGCTTCTGGGCGGACAGATCGCAGGCCGTCGCGGAGTAGACAAGCGCATCGACGTCCTCGCCACGGCGCTCTACGCCGGCCTCACGATCGACGAGCTCCAAGCCCTCGACCTCGCCTACGCGCCGCCGTTTAACGGCGTGTGGGACCCCCTGCAGCAGGCGTCTACAGTAGCACAAAAGAAGGCATAG
- a CDS encoding helix-turn-helix domain-containing protein — translation MAPNLERSSILTPREREVFELLVKDKTTKEIARELFISEKTVRNHISNVIQKLGVKGRSQAVVELVRMGELKI, via the coding sequence GTGGCCCCCAACCTCGAACGTTCGTCGATCCTCACGCCGCGCGAGCGGGAAGTCTTCGAACTGCTCGTAAAGGATAAAACCACCAAGGAGATCGCGCGCGAGCTCTTCATCAGCGAAAAGACCGTGCGGAACCACATCTCCAACGTAATTCAAAAGTTGGGCGTCAAGGGCCGATCTCAAGCCGTCGTGGAGCTCGTGCGCATGGGGGAACTCAAGATCTAG